The genome window GGCTCCTCCCAGCGGGATTGGTGTTTTAACTTATATCTAGTCGGTTGATTAATTGCCTATCTCTATGCCCATGCTGCGGGCGGTGCCCTTGACCATCATCATGGCGGCCTCCACATTGGCGGCGTTCAGGTCGGCCATTTTCTTGGTGGCGATCTCCTTGACCTGGGCCTCGGTCACCGTGCCCACCTTATTGCGGTTGGGAACACCGGAACCCTTGGCCAGCCCGGCGGCCTTTTTCAGCAATACCGCGGCCGGCGGGGTCTTGGTGATGAAGGAAAACGACCGGTCCTTGTATACCGTGATCACGCAGGGGATGATCAGTCCTTCCTGGCCGGAGGTCTTGGCGTTGAACTGCTTGCAGAATTCCGGGATGTTGACGCCGTGCTGTCCCAAAGCCGGGCCCACCGGGGGCGCCGGATTGGCCTGTCCGGCCGGGACCTGTAGTTTTACCATTGCGGTTACAATCTTTGCCATATCTTCT of Candidatus Edwardsbacteria bacterium contains these proteins:
- the rplK gene encoding 50S ribosomal protein L11; the encoded protein is MAKIVTAMVKLQVPAGQANPAPPVGPALGQHGVNIPEFCKQFNAKTSGQEGLIIPCVITVYKDRSFSFITKTPPAAVLLKKAAGLAKGSGVPNRNKVGTVTEAQVKEIATKKMADLNAANVEAAMMMVKGTARSMGIEIGN